A window from Cryptomeria japonica chromosome 1, Sugi_1.0, whole genome shotgun sequence encodes these proteins:
- the LOC131045007 gene encoding leucine-rich repeat receptor-like serine/threonine-protein kinase At2g14510, which translates to MKFISLTLLAIRAFIGLLSRCTLANPDGFLSINCGASNNETNGKLDWITDSLFIKFRNTSIMPPFSSNSTAFQYQSVAYFTNVEANKHCYLLPVRPYIQYLVRVRFVLRGFENLRLASVFDLYIEGIKWGKLNLTAFFPNSFYVVYEIILTPKRDSMSLCLARNLDSPESSYVFISTIELRPLQSTMYNSYTDFNYNALGRFSRINFGSSNEIDFPYDQYDRLWLPFQVPLTTTISTNDSSFGSIKNQPPVSVLTTAITPQEGEESLVSNWLNLTQGIYYFALYLCNINKTSLSGNNTFQVFIANVPIVEIEVSEYKCWALESRLELSATKSIDINIRSQAGSEMRPFINAAEAYKILNITNMTDAGDVLAIRKVAETVNVPDDWTTGDPCLPAGLPISGVMCNEEDPPRVITVNLTNMGLTCNIPPSIANLTALKQLLLGNNNFTGSIPDLSTLMKLTTLQVQNNQLTGDIPTSLEKLPMLNELFLQNNKLDGDLPPGLIKPGLNLRVYPQSKSPQDKKNKGKRWIIGLSIGCLVLLIVVIFGIHLWRNKYNRGNLTTNNSITQPQQSCTDGDDKNEFKNSAVEYTEEDIKAAANNYSTFIGKGGFGSVFYGQLSGNDVAVKILSTYSSQGKQEFRNEVNLLSRIYHKNLVKLIGYCRQPTVALVYEFMEFGTLMDHLYGSAKQEKPLDWETRLNIALQAAQGLLYLHEGCSPPIIHRDIKCSNILLDKKMFAKITDFGLSKLLDTSKSYVTTNVNGTLGYLDPEYFGTASLNEKSDVYSFGVVLLEIISGVPPKEGIVESAKKLLSCGRLADLMDPSLGGCYKLACAWKVAEIAYTCVEPRPVNRPTMNSVVKELAEAKALLVDDNSESGYAWNASSSLPEMPQLR; encoded by the exons ATGAAATTCATAAGCTTAACCTTGTTAGCAATCAGAGCTTTCATTGGATTACTCAGTCGCTGCACATTGGCAAACCCAGATG GATTTCTAAGTATTAACTGTGGCGCGTCAAATAATGAAACGAATGGAAAGTTGGACTGGATTACAGATTCCTTGTTCATCAAATTCAGAAACACCTCCATTATGCCTCCATTCAGTTCTAACAGTACCGCCTTTCAATATCAGTCCGTGGCCTATTTTACAAATGTGGAAGCAAATAAACATTGTTACTTACTGCCCGTAAGGCCTTATATACAATATCTGGTAAGGGTCAGGTTTGTTTTGAGAGGATTTGAAAATCTTCGTTTAGCAAGCGTCTTCGATTTGTATATAGAGGGAATCAAGTGGGGAAAACTCAACCTGACCGCGTTTTTCCCAAATTCTTTCTATGTAGTTTACGAAATCATCTTGACTCCCAAAAGGGATAGCATGAGCTTATGCCTGGCTAGAAATTTAGATTCACCTGAAAGTTCTTATGTTTTCATTTCAACCATTGAGTTGAGGCCGCTACAATCTACAATGTATAACTCTTACACTGATTTCAACTACAACGCCTTGGGACGCTTCTCTCGTATAAATTTTGGCAGCTCTAATGAGATAGA TTTTCCCTACGACCAGTATGATCGCCTGTGGCTACCTTTTCAGGTGCCGTTAACAACAACTATCAGCACGAATGACTCTTCGTTTGGGAGCATAAAAAACCAACCACCTGTGTCAGTATTAACGACTGCTATCACACCACAAGAAGGGGAAGAATCGCTTGTTTCGAACTGGCTGAATCTTACCCAGGGCATTTACTATTTTGCTCTTTACTTGTGCAACATCAATAAGACAAGCCTTTCAGGGAACAACACATTCCAGGTCTTCATTGCCAATGTTCCAATAGTAGAAATAGAAGTTTCTGAGTATAAGTGCTGGGCACTAGAAAGTCGTCTAGAGCTTAGCGCAACTAAGTCTATAGACATAAACATACGTTCACAAGCAGGATCCGAGATGAGGCCATTCATAAATGCAGCTGAAGCATATAAAATACTAAACATCACCAATATGACAGACGCAGGAGATG TACTTGCTATTAGAAAAGTAGCAGAGACAGTGAATGTTCCAGATGATTGGACAACAGGAGATCCATGTTTGCCTGCAGGTTTACCAATAAGTGGTGTTATGTGCAATGAAGAAGACCCTCCACGAGTGATTACTGT GAATTTAACAAACATGGGTCTCACTTGCAATATACCTCCAAGCATAGCCAACTTAACAGCATTAAAACAGTTG CTGTTAGGCAACAATAATTTTACAGGCTCTATTCCAGATCTCAGCACATTGATGAAGCTTACAACATT GCAAGTGCAAAATAATCAACTGACTGGAGACATTCCGACTTCATTAGAGAAACTCCCCATGTTAAATGAACT ATTTTTGCAGAACAATAAGTTAGATGGAGATTTGCCACCTGGTTTAATTAAACCCGGTTTAAACCTTCG AGTTTATCCACAAAGCAAGTCTCCACAGGAcaagaaaaacaaaggaaaaagatGGATTATAGGACTCAGTATTGGCTGTTTGGTTCTGCTAATTGTTGTGATATTCGGGATTCATCTATGGAGAAATAAATATAATCGAGGAAATCTCACAACAAACAATTCTATTACGCAACCTCAACAATCATGTACAG ATGGAGATGATAAAAACGAATTTAAAAACTCAGCGGTAGAATACACTGAAGAAGATATTAAAGCAGCTGCAAATAACTATTCTACATTTATCGGTAAGGGAGGCTTTGGATCTGTGTTCTATGGTCAACTTTCAGGAAACGATGTTGCAGTGAAGATACTTTCAAcctattcatctcaaggaaaacaAGAATTTCGAAATGAG GTAAATCTCCTTTCAAGAATTTACCATAAGAATCTTGTAAAACTAATTGGGTACTGCAGACAGCCTACAGTGGCCTTAGTATACGAATTTATGGAATTTGGAACGCTGATGGACCATTTATACG GCTCAGCGAAGCAAGAGAAACCACTTGATTGGGAAACCAGGCTCAACATTGCTCTCCAAGCAGCACAGG GATTGCTATATCTGCATGAGGGTTGTAGTCCTCCAATCATACACAGAGATATTAAGTGTAGTAATATACTTTTGGATAAAAAAATGTTTGCCAAGATAACTGACTTCGGTCTATCGAAGTTGTTAGACACTTCCAAAAGCTACGTAACTACTAATGTCAACGGCACCCTCGGCTATCTTGATCCTGA ATATTTTGGAACGGCATCGTTAAATGAGAAGAGTGATGTCTACAGTTTTGGTGttgttttgttggagattatttCTGGAGTACCGCCCAAGGAGGGAATAGTCGAATCG GCCAAAAAATTGCTTTCCTGTGGGAGACTAGCAGACCTGATGGATCCTTCATTGGGTGGCTGCTATAAATTAGCATGTGCATGGAAAGTAGCAGAGATTGCATACACGTGTGTGGAACCGAGACCAGTAAATAGACCCACAATGAATAGTGTTGTGAAAGAGCTAGCAGAAGCGAAGGCACTTTTAGTGGATGATAACAGTGAATCTGGATACGCTTGGAATGCATCATCAAGTCTACCTGAAATGCCCCAACTTAGGTAG